Proteins from a single region of Catenulispora acidiphila DSM 44928:
- a CDS encoding DUF6114 domain-containing protein: protein MSEHEEGAPLSFPEAPASEQGGGARRAFRHWRRTRPFWGGLLVALGGGEMLALYHTAMKVSIHMGLYGLAGYAVPVLLVVLGLCLIFDPMHRVFYSVLSLLFAVASWMTSNLGGFLIGMLLAMTGASLAFGWTETPEPEPEPAQERETESEGLPIS from the coding sequence GTGTCCGAGCACGAAGAAGGCGCGCCCCTGTCCTTCCCGGAGGCTCCGGCCTCCGAGCAGGGCGGCGGGGCGCGCCGTGCCTTCCGGCACTGGCGCCGTACCCGGCCCTTCTGGGGCGGGCTGCTGGTGGCGCTGGGCGGCGGGGAGATGCTCGCGCTGTACCACACGGCCATGAAGGTCAGCATCCACATGGGCCTGTACGGCCTGGCCGGCTACGCGGTCCCGGTCCTGCTGGTGGTCCTCGGCTTGTGCCTGATCTTCGACCCGATGCACCGCGTCTTCTACTCGGTGCTGTCTTTGCTGTTCGCGGTCGCCAGCTGGATGACCAGCAACCTCGGCGGCTTCCTGATCGGGATGCTGCTGGCCATGACTGGCGCCTCGCTGGCGTTCGGCTGGACCGAGACGCCGGAGCCCGAGCCGGAGCCGGCGCAGGAGCGGGAGACCGAGTCCGAAGGTCTGCCGATCTCCTGA
- a CDS encoding FAD-linked oxidase C-terminal domain-containing protein → MDRQERTDRRQALGAVLRDVRAECGPTLRVLAGEAERRAYETDALTAHRVLPGLVLLPADRSQVAPIVRACLRHGVPYVARGAGTGLSGGALPTESGVVIALAKLNRILDVDADRQVAIVEPGATNLSISAAVSEYGLYYAPDPSSQVVCTIGGNVAENSGGAHCLKYGFTSHHVLAVEAVLPDGSTAVLGSDDIEAPCYDAPGYDLRGVFVGSEGTCGVATRIAVRLLRKPEAVRTLVADFPDVPSACDTVSAVIAAGIVPAAIEMMDNLAIRACEDAVHAGYDREAAASLIIELDGPAEQCAELFEKVSTLCSQNACTRLRIAADDAERAAIWAGRKAAFAAMGRLSPEFLLQDGVVPRTRLAEALAGIADLSAAAGLRVANVFHAGDGNLHPLVLYREADGEAPAAEALAAAIAELCVALGGSLSGEHGIGVDKACSMPKMFSPADLAAMDRLRAAFDPSGLCNPGKVFPTPALCGEARGGAYQPHPLEETGKIQRW, encoded by the coding sequence GTGGATCGACAAGAGCGCACCGACCGGCGGCAGGCACTCGGCGCGGTCCTGCGGGACGTGAGGGCCGAATGCGGCCCCACGCTGCGCGTCCTGGCCGGCGAGGCCGAGCGGCGGGCGTACGAGACCGACGCGCTCACCGCGCACCGCGTGCTGCCCGGCCTGGTGCTGCTGCCGGCCGACCGCTCGCAGGTGGCGCCGATCGTGCGCGCGTGCCTGCGCCACGGGGTCCCCTACGTCGCCCGCGGCGCCGGGACCGGGCTGTCCGGCGGGGCGCTGCCGACCGAATCGGGCGTCGTCATAGCGCTGGCGAAGCTCAACCGGATACTTGATGTGGACGCCGACCGGCAGGTCGCGATCGTGGAGCCGGGCGCGACCAACCTGTCCATCAGCGCCGCGGTCAGTGAATACGGGCTCTACTACGCCCCGGACCCCTCCTCCCAGGTGGTCTGCACGATCGGCGGCAACGTCGCGGAGAACTCCGGCGGCGCGCACTGCCTGAAGTACGGCTTCACCTCGCACCACGTCCTGGCCGTCGAGGCCGTGCTCCCCGACGGCAGCACGGCGGTCCTGGGCTCCGACGACATCGAAGCACCCTGCTATGACGCGCCGGGCTATGACCTGCGCGGCGTGTTCGTCGGCTCCGAGGGAACATGCGGCGTCGCCACCCGGATCGCGGTCCGGCTGCTGCGCAAGCCCGAGGCGGTCCGCACGCTGGTCGCCGACTTCCCGGACGTGCCCTCGGCCTGCGACACGGTCAGCGCGGTCATCGCCGCCGGGATCGTGCCGGCGGCCATCGAGATGATGGACAACCTGGCGATCCGGGCCTGTGAGGACGCGGTGCACGCCGGCTATGACCGCGAGGCCGCCGCCTCGCTGATCATCGAGCTGGACGGGCCCGCCGAGCAGTGCGCGGAGCTGTTCGAGAAAGTCAGCACCCTGTGTTCGCAGAACGCCTGCACCCGGCTGCGCATCGCCGCTGACGACGCCGAACGCGCCGCGATCTGGGCCGGGCGCAAGGCGGCGTTCGCCGCGATGGGGCGCCTGTCGCCGGAGTTCCTCCTGCAGGACGGCGTCGTGCCGCGGACCCGGCTGGCCGAGGCGCTCGCCGGGATCGCGGACCTGTCGGCGGCTGCGGGGTTGCGTGTCGCCAATGTCTTCCACGCCGGCGACGGCAACCTGCATCCGCTGGTCCTGTACCGCGAAGCCGACGGCGAGGCGCCGGCCGCCGAGGCCCTCGCCGCCGCGATCGCCGAGCTGTGTGTCGCGCTCGGCGGCTCGCTGTCCGGCGAGCACGGCATCGGCGTGGACAAGGCGTGCTCGATGCCCAAGATGTTCTCCCCCGCGGACCTGGCGGCCATGGACCGCCTGCGCGCCGCGTTCGACCCGTCAGGGCTGTGCAACCCCGGAAAAGTGTTCCCGACTCCCGCGCTGTGCGGCGAGGCCCGGGGCGGGGCGTATCAGCCGCACCCGCTGGAAGAGACCGGAAAGATCCAACGATGGTAG
- a CDS encoding FAD-binding oxidoreductase: MVGPSFDPSPSDSAPGNGSGGDAAAAPAPRSITPTTVKDLRDAVSTVGAVLIRGTGTATTWGAPVRDARTTVSLAGMDRVLDHRPADMTVHVQGGIRLDVLQAELAEHGQWLPYDPARSEATIGGLLATGDAGPRRLAYGSLRELVIGATMVFPDGAIAKSGGHVIKNVAGYDLAKLCHGSLGTLGVVAELVLRVHPLPQTSRTVMVRDVDTAAAQQLTWALTRSAIEPTAVEWCEPEQVLAVRFDGTADGAAARAASARSMLTGSLAELDAGEAHSFWESHAARVVAEPGDTVLRAATRPGIDPGLVRALSMFAEFAGVKALLTCSPATGAYTVRVTGADAKAHAEVVKNWRGSVEAVGGFVMLRRRRPGVDAMVESWGRAPGSVEVMRRVKGNFDPENRFAPGRFAPWF; the protein is encoded by the coding sequence ATGGTAGGACCCTCCTTCGACCCCAGCCCCAGCGACTCCGCGCCCGGGAACGGCTCCGGCGGGGACGCCGCCGCCGCGCCGGCGCCGCGCTCGATCACCCCGACGACGGTGAAGGATCTGCGCGACGCCGTCTCCACGGTCGGCGCCGTCCTCATCCGCGGCACCGGTACCGCGACCACCTGGGGCGCCCCGGTACGCGACGCGCGCACGACGGTGTCGCTGGCCGGCATGGACCGCGTCCTGGACCACCGGCCCGCCGACATGACCGTGCACGTCCAGGGCGGGATCCGGCTGGACGTGCTGCAGGCCGAGCTGGCCGAGCACGGGCAGTGGCTGCCGTATGACCCGGCGCGCTCCGAGGCGACCATCGGCGGGCTGCTGGCCACCGGCGACGCCGGACCCCGGCGGCTGGCCTACGGCTCGCTGCGGGAGCTGGTGATAGGCGCGACGATGGTGTTCCCGGACGGCGCGATCGCCAAGAGCGGCGGACACGTCATCAAGAACGTCGCGGGCTATGACCTGGCGAAGCTGTGCCACGGCTCGCTGGGCACGCTCGGCGTCGTCGCCGAACTCGTCCTGCGCGTGCACCCGCTGCCGCAGACCTCGCGCACGGTGATGGTGCGCGACGTGGACACCGCGGCGGCGCAACAGCTCACCTGGGCCCTGACCCGCTCGGCGATCGAGCCGACGGCCGTGGAGTGGTGCGAGCCCGAGCAGGTGCTGGCGGTGCGGTTCGACGGAACCGCCGACGGCGCGGCGGCGCGGGCCGCCTCCGCGCGCTCGATGCTCACCGGCAGCCTGGCCGAACTCGACGCCGGCGAGGCGCACAGCTTTTGGGAGTCGCACGCGGCGCGGGTCGTCGCAGAACCCGGAGACACCGTGCTGCGCGCCGCCACCCGCCCCGGGATCGACCCCGGGCTGGTCCGCGCGCTGTCGATGTTCGCCGAGTTCGCCGGGGTCAAGGCGCTGCTCACGTGCAGCCCGGCCACCGGCGCGTACACGGTCCGGGTCACCGGCGCCGACGCCAAGGCGCACGCTGAGGTGGTGAAGAACTGGCGCGGCTCGGTCGAGGCCGTCGGCGGCTTCGTGATGCTGCGCCGCCGCCGCCCGGGGGTGGACGCGATGGTCGAGTCCTGGGGACGCGCGCCGGGCAGCGTCGAGGTGATGCGGCGGGTGAAGGGGAACTTCGATCCGGAGAACCGGTTCGCGCCGGGGCGCTTCGCGCCGTGGTTTTGA